A window from Festucalex cinctus isolate MCC-2025b chromosome 4, RoL_Fcin_1.0, whole genome shotgun sequence encodes these proteins:
- the ddias gene encoding uncharacterized protein ddias isoform X2, which yields MLAGSRESPVGSADTCVFYPCCKNCFCRMDVESQDTTRSRCSRCTYSCLRCHLEYRYRLSLLVTRDTSIFGVTVFGSCLNPFFGIPATQFQRVLETSDRPPDASARSKLLVKAVEDCFVGRHLVFGIKVTDSRSCPWSEEHNSGASGSKDMAQFTATQLIFPKATNSEGHCVLDYYQLLLRKAEEHEQEYVDRNESCGILTSPLLHIPQDSAASSFNNITLSRLFCHSLQKSQHHDGSLTPTPPWQQSLGLVTSSAEQEEDGCTRDDNQSNAKEQRQNTFFDTPPFSLCSPNRNVNSSILNHLRPSRVNYPQVSNCQVCRQSDDSLESCSLVWEDLPLSESLTAFLNEEEKNFRAHKNNLPNEFIPVCTNNTKAPGNNPRTLADITNTSVLNEDSEEVYNCSLDMFGLSSVDPHDADKQPLERQKCVKRAHETPSRDMSTHSDYPLCLDFIPSSQSTPIVRIRPSSSSSYPLSSTKHRYFSKRRFRKHHLAIQGRMLYGKPESECDVPLSQSEDKFVIVPPTFAELKVENGNSQEKTSSHAVQTKQCDAAGCSRNTQLDHTINEMAANGSLFKDEECNWSRDLFSDSI from the exons atgttagctggTAGCCGAGAGTCTCCCGTCGGCTCTGCG GATACCTGTGTGTTTTACCCATGCTGTAAAAACTGCTTCTGCAGAATGGATGTGGAGTCACAGGACACGACGAG ATCCAGATGTTCCAGGTGTACCTACAGCTGCTTGAGGTGTCATCTGGAGTACAGATATCGTCTTTCATTGTTGGTGACTAGGGACACAAGTATATTTGGAGTCACGGTGTTTGGCAGCTGTCTGAACCCATTCTTTGGCATCCCTGCAACTCAATTTCAAAG GGTATTGGAGACCTCGGACAGACCACCTGACGCATCAGCCAGATCCAAATTGCTGGTGAAGGCTGTTGAAGACTGTTTTGTCGGCAGACATCTTGTCTTTGGAATAAAG GTGACAGATTCTAGAAGTTGCCCATGGTCAGAAGAGCATAATTCGGGTGCTTCCGGTAGCAAGGACATGGCCCAGTTTACTGCCACTCAGTTGATTTTCCCTAAAGCTACAAACTCCGAAGGCCACTGTGTTCTTGATTACTATCAACTTCTCCTTAGGAAAGCAGAAGAACATGAGCAGGAATATGTTGATCGCAACGAATCCTGCGGAATCCTGACATCACCGCTGCTACACATTCCTCAAGATTCTGCTGCCAGCAGCTTCAATAACATCACTCTCTCCCGTCTTTTCTGCCACTCCCTGCAAAA GTCGCAGCACCACGACGGCAGCCTCACACCCACGCCGCCATGGCAACAATCGCTGGGACTTGTTACTTCATCCGCCGAGCAGGAGGAAGACGGCTGCACACGTGATGAcaaccaatcaaatgccaaaGAGCAAAGACAGAACACATTTTTTGACACGCCGCCATTTTCTCTATGCTCGCCAAACAGAAATGTCAACTCCTCCATCTTGAACCATTTGAGGCCTTCACGTGTAAACTATCCCCAGGTCTCCAATTGTCAGGTCTGCAGGCAATCTGACGATTCACTCGAGTCGTGTTCGTTGGTGTGGGAGGATTTGCCTTTGTCTGAGAGTCTGACAGCGTTTTTgaatgaggaggaaaaaaatttccgcgcacacaaaaacaacttgCCTAATGAATTTATTCCTGTGTGTACCAATAACACAAAGGCACCAGGAAATAATCCCCGGACATTAGCGGACATCACTAACACTAGTGTGCTGAATGAAGACAGTGAAGAAGTCTACAATTGCTCTCTGGACATGTTTGGTTTAAGCTCAGTGGATCCGCACGATGCAGACAAGCAACCTTTGGAACGTCAAAAGTGTGTCAAAAGAGCTCATGAAACACCTTCTCGAGACATGTCAACCCACTCGGATTATCCACTATGCCTTGACTTTATTCCATCTTCTCAGTCCACTCCCATTGTTCGAATACgcccttcctcctcttcctcatatCCTTTGTCATCCACTAAACATAGATACTTTTCAAAAAGACGATTCAGGAAGCACCATCTTGCTATCCAGGGAAGGATGCTGTACGGGAAGCCTGAAAGTGAATGTGACGTGCCTCTAAGCCAatcagaggacaaatttgtcaTTGTCCCGCCCACCTTTGCTGAACTCAAAGTGGAAAATGGGAACTCCCAGGAAAAAACGTCCTCACATGCAGTGCAAACAAAGCAATGTGATGCAGCAGGATGTAGTAGAAACACACAGTTGGATCACACAATCAATGAAATGGCAGCTAATGGTTCCCTGTTTAAGGATGAAGAATGCAATTGGTCCAGAGATTTGTTCTCGGACTCCATCTGA
- the ddias gene encoding uncharacterized protein ddias isoform X1: MSVRRALVDCTVLSLQDTCVFYPCCKNCFCRMDVESQDTTRSRCSRCTYSCLRCHLEYRYRLSLLVTRDTSIFGVTVFGSCLNPFFGIPATQFQRVLETSDRPPDASARSKLLVKAVEDCFVGRHLVFGIKVTDSRSCPWSEEHNSGASGSKDMAQFTATQLIFPKATNSEGHCVLDYYQLLLRKAEEHEQEYVDRNESCGILTSPLLHIPQDSAASSFNNITLSRLFCHSLQKSQHHDGSLTPTPPWQQSLGLVTSSAEQEEDGCTRDDNQSNAKEQRQNTFFDTPPFSLCSPNRNVNSSILNHLRPSRVNYPQVSNCQVCRQSDDSLESCSLVWEDLPLSESLTAFLNEEEKNFRAHKNNLPNEFIPVCTNNTKAPGNNPRTLADITNTSVLNEDSEEVYNCSLDMFGLSSVDPHDADKQPLERQKCVKRAHETPSRDMSTHSDYPLCLDFIPSSQSTPIVRIRPSSSSSYPLSSTKHRYFSKRRFRKHHLAIQGRMLYGKPESECDVPLSQSEDKFVIVPPTFAELKVENGNSQEKTSSHAVQTKQCDAAGCSRNTQLDHTINEMAANGSLFKDEECNWSRDLFSDSI, translated from the exons ATGTCAGTTCGACGAGCTCTGGTGGACTGTACCGTGCTGTCTCTACAGGATACCTGTGTGTTTTACCCATGCTGTAAAAACTGCTTCTGCAGAATGGATGTGGAGTCACAGGACACGACGAG ATCCAGATGTTCCAGGTGTACCTACAGCTGCTTGAGGTGTCATCTGGAGTACAGATATCGTCTTTCATTGTTGGTGACTAGGGACACAAGTATATTTGGAGTCACGGTGTTTGGCAGCTGTCTGAACCCATTCTTTGGCATCCCTGCAACTCAATTTCAAAG GGTATTGGAGACCTCGGACAGACCACCTGACGCATCAGCCAGATCCAAATTGCTGGTGAAGGCTGTTGAAGACTGTTTTGTCGGCAGACATCTTGTCTTTGGAATAAAG GTGACAGATTCTAGAAGTTGCCCATGGTCAGAAGAGCATAATTCGGGTGCTTCCGGTAGCAAGGACATGGCCCAGTTTACTGCCACTCAGTTGATTTTCCCTAAAGCTACAAACTCCGAAGGCCACTGTGTTCTTGATTACTATCAACTTCTCCTTAGGAAAGCAGAAGAACATGAGCAGGAATATGTTGATCGCAACGAATCCTGCGGAATCCTGACATCACCGCTGCTACACATTCCTCAAGATTCTGCTGCCAGCAGCTTCAATAACATCACTCTCTCCCGTCTTTTCTGCCACTCCCTGCAAAA GTCGCAGCACCACGACGGCAGCCTCACACCCACGCCGCCATGGCAACAATCGCTGGGACTTGTTACTTCATCCGCCGAGCAGGAGGAAGACGGCTGCACACGTGATGAcaaccaatcaaatgccaaaGAGCAAAGACAGAACACATTTTTTGACACGCCGCCATTTTCTCTATGCTCGCCAAACAGAAATGTCAACTCCTCCATCTTGAACCATTTGAGGCCTTCACGTGTAAACTATCCCCAGGTCTCCAATTGTCAGGTCTGCAGGCAATCTGACGATTCACTCGAGTCGTGTTCGTTGGTGTGGGAGGATTTGCCTTTGTCTGAGAGTCTGACAGCGTTTTTgaatgaggaggaaaaaaatttccgcgcacacaaaaacaacttgCCTAATGAATTTATTCCTGTGTGTACCAATAACACAAAGGCACCAGGAAATAATCCCCGGACATTAGCGGACATCACTAACACTAGTGTGCTGAATGAAGACAGTGAAGAAGTCTACAATTGCTCTCTGGACATGTTTGGTTTAAGCTCAGTGGATCCGCACGATGCAGACAAGCAACCTTTGGAACGTCAAAAGTGTGTCAAAAGAGCTCATGAAACACCTTCTCGAGACATGTCAACCCACTCGGATTATCCACTATGCCTTGACTTTATTCCATCTTCTCAGTCCACTCCCATTGTTCGAATACgcccttcctcctcttcctcatatCCTTTGTCATCCACTAAACATAGATACTTTTCAAAAAGACGATTCAGGAAGCACCATCTTGCTATCCAGGGAAGGATGCTGTACGGGAAGCCTGAAAGTGAATGTGACGTGCCTCTAAGCCAatcagaggacaaatttgtcaTTGTCCCGCCCACCTTTGCTGAACTCAAAGTGGAAAATGGGAACTCCCAGGAAAAAACGTCCTCACATGCAGTGCAAACAAAGCAATGTGATGCAGCAGGATGTAGTAGAAACACACAGTTGGATCACACAATCAATGAAATGGCAGCTAATGGTTCCCTGTTTAAGGATGAAGAATGCAATTGGTCCAGAGATTTGTTCTCGGACTCCATCTGA